Genomic DNA from Amycolatopsis alba DSM 44262:
CTTCATCCCGAGCCGTCCGCCGGTCACCGCGACCTGACCGGCCGTCGCCGCGCCCGCCGCGCCGACCGAGGCGCCCGCCGTGATCCACGAGGCGGCCAGCGCGGCCAGCCACTCGATGATCAGGCCCATCACCAGTTCTCCGATGATGTCGATGACGATCTCGACGAACGCGTCGAACAGGTCGGCGGCGATCTCCAGGATCTGCTGCAGCCCGCGGACGTCGTTCGCGAACGCCTTGGCGCCACCCGAGAACTCGGTCATCTGGCCGCGGAACGCCTCGCCGGCGTCGCCCTTCCAGGCTTCCTTGGTGCCGTCGGCCCGCTTCTGCTCGTGCTCGGCGACGCCGTCGAGCCATTTCGCCGTCTGTTCCCAGCCCTTGGCGGTGCTGCGCATCTGCTCGGGGTCGCCGATCGCGGGTTCCAGCACCAGTTCGACCAGCGGGCTGATCACGATCCCGATCAGGAAACCGAGCCCGTTGTCCAAAAAGGACTGGCCGGGGCTCATCACGAGCTGGAGCTGTTCCATCCGCGCGTGCACGGCCGCGATCGCGACGTCCGGCGGGCTGCTCGCCCTGGCGACGTCCGAGGACGTGCTGACCCACGAGCTGCCGTAGCCGCCGTTCTGCTCCCAGAACCCCTTGCGGCCGGAGTCGCCGGCGCTGTTGAGGTCACCGAGGCTGCCGGGGCCGCTGCCGCCGTCGTCCAGTCCGGCGCCGAGTCCGGTGATGACCTCGGCGGTGCCCTGGTTGTGGTCGAGGTAGGTCTTCGCCGCGGTGGTGGTCTTGTCGGCGATCTGGTCCATGAAGGACTTCGCCTGCTCGGCGAGGTCCTGGCATTCCTGCAGGCCTTCGAAGTACTTGAACGCCATCAGCTCGCCGAGCGGCCCGAAGCAGTCGTCGGAGACCCTGGCCTGCTCCAGCAGGCTCGCGAGACTGCCGAAGTTCCCCGACGCCTCTTTGGAG
This window encodes:
- a CDS encoding WXG100 family type VII secretion target: MTGFGVQTEALTAHATGSKEASGNFGSLASLLEQARVSDDCFGPLGELMAFKYFEGLQECQDLAEQAKSFMDQIADKTTTAAKTYLDHNQGTAEVITGLGAGLDDGGSGPGSLGDLNSAGDSGRKGFWEQNGGYGSSWVSTSSDVARASSPPDVAIAAVHARMEQLQLVMSPGQSFLDNGLGFLIGIVISPLVELVLEPAIGDPEQMRSTAKGWEQTAKWLDGVAEHEQKRADGTKEAWKGDAGEAFRGQMTEFSGGAKAFANDVRGLQQILEIAADLFDAFVEIVIDIIGELVMGLIIEWLAALAASWITAGASVGAAGAATAGQVAVTGGRLGMKVKQLLGKLKPLIEKLEDILKMLRNGPLKKVVERAEGLRDGNWLQKRLADQIDKNPLAKIVTKANPATGASKTANKFADRFGVGGEGSDALTTNLTEAGLRAMGMSGTTSVGKAAFRGSAGNLTELGVEQGVKAGYNESQDSSSEEERRAATDRGFTIEE